CGCCGACGAGTCCGAGCCGGGCACGTGCAAGGACGTGCCGCTGATGATGGCCTCGCCGCACCTGCTCATCGAGGGCGCGATCATCACGTCCTACGCCATCGGCTGCCACCACGCCTTCATCTACCTGCGCGGGGAGGTCGTGCACGTCTACCGGCGGCTGATGCACGCCGTCGAGGAGGCCTACGCCAAGGGCTACCTCGGCAGGAACGTGCTCGGCAGCGGCTTCGACCTCGACATCACCGTGCACGCCGGTGCCGGCGCCTACATCTGCGGTGAGGAGACGGCGCTGCTCGACTCCCTCGAGGGCCGCCGGGGCCAGCCCCGGCTCAAGCCGCCGTTCCCCGCGGTCGCCGGGCTGTACGCGCGGCCGACCGTGGTGAACAACGTGGAGTCGGTCGCCTCGGTGCCCTCGATCGTCGCCCACGGCGCCGACTGGTTCTCCTCGATGGGCACCGAGAAGTCGACCGGTTTCGGGCTGTTCTCGCTGTCCGGCCACGTCACCCACCCCGGCCAGTACGAGGCCCCGCTCGGCGTCACCCTGCGTGAGCTGCTCGACATGGCCGGCGGCGTCCGGGAGGGCCACCGGCTGAAGTTCTGGACCCCCGGTGGGTCGTCCACGCCGATCTTCACCGAGGAGCACCTCGACGTCCCGCTCGACTTCGAGGGGGTGGCGGGGGCCGGCTCGATGCTCGGCACCCGGGCCCTGCAGATCTTCGACGAGACCACGTGCGTCGTGCGCGCCGTCCTGCGCTGGACCGAGTTCTACGCCCACGAGTCCTGCGGCAAGTGCACCCCGTGCCGCGAGGGCACGTTCTGGATGAAGCAGGTGCTGCGTCGCCTGGAGGCCGGGCAGGGCACCGAGCAGGACCTCGACAACCTCCTCGACCAGTGCGACAACATCCTCGGCCGCGCGTTCTGCGCGCTCGGCGACGGCGCGACGTCGCCGGTGACGTCGAGCATCCAGCACTTCCGCGAGGAGTACCTCCGCCACCTCCCGGGGCCAGGGAACCCTCACGGCGGCTGCCCCTTCGACCCGGTCGCCGCCACCGTCTTCGCCGGAGCTGACGCCTGATGACCTCCACCACCGGTACGCCGCGGACCGACCAGCCGGTCGAGACGGTCAGCGCCGTCATCGACGGCATGGAGGTCAGTGCGCCCAAGGGGACGCTGATCATTCGTGCCGCCGAGACCCTCGGGGTGGCCATCCCGCGGTTCTGCGACCACCCGCTGCTCGACCCGGTCGCGGCCTGTCGGCAGTGTCTCGTCGAGGTGGCCACGCCCGGCCCCGACGGCTCCCTGCGGCCGATGCCGAAGCCGCAGCCGTCCTGCGCGATCGAGCTCACCGAGGGGATGGTGGTCAAGACCCAGGTCACCTCCCCGGTCGCGGACAAGGCGCAGCAGGGGCAGCTCGAGTTCCTGCTGATCAACCACCCGCTGGACTGCCCCGTCTGCGACAAGGGCGGGGAGTGCCCGCTGCAGAACCAGGCGATGAGCAACGGCCGCCCGGAGACCCGGTTCGTCGACGTCAAGCGCACCTTCCCCAAGCCGATCCGGATCTCCAGCCAGGTGCTGCTGGACCGGGAACGCTGCGTCCTGTGCCAGCGCTGCACGAGGTTTGCCAAGGAGATCGCCGGGGACCCGTTCATCGAGCTGCAGGAGCGCGGCGCCCAGCAGCAGATCGGCACGTTCTCCCCGGCCGTGCTCGGCATCCACGTCCCCGACGAGTCCGTGCTCGACCAGGCGGGTGAGCCGTTCGCCAGCTACTTCTCCGGCAACACCATCCAGATCTGTCCCGTCGGTGCGCTGACGTCGGCCGCCTACCGGTTCCGGGCCCGCCCGTTCGACCTCGTCTCCTCGCCGTCGGTGTGCGAGCACTGCGCCTCCGGCTGCGCCCTGCGCGTCGACCACCGCCGGGGCACGGTGCTGCGCCGACTGGCCGGGGAGGACCCGGCGGTCAACGAGGAGTGGAACTGCGACAAGGGGCGGTTCGCCTTCACCTGGCAGACCGCCGCCGACCGGGTCACCACCCCGATGGTCCGGGACGCCGACACCGGCCAGCTCGTGCCGGCCTCCTGGAGCGAGGCGCTCGACGTGGCCGCCCGGGGACTGACCGCCGCACGGGACGCCGCCGCCGACGCCGCCGGGCAGCCCGCTGGGGTCGGGGTGCTCGTCGGCGGCCGTGCCACCGTCGAGGACGCGTACGCCTACGCCAAGTTCGCCCGCCTCGCCCTGGGCACGAACGACGTCGACTTCCGCGCCCGGCCGCACTCGGCCGAGGAGGCCGACGTGCTCGCCGCACGGGTCGCGGGCGCCGGCATGCCGGTCACCTACGCCGACCTCGAGCGGGCGCCCGCCGTGCTGCTCGTCGCGTTCGAGCCCGAGGAGGAGTCGCCGATCGTCTTCCTGCGACTCCGCAAGGCGGTCCGCAAGCACGGCCTGCAGGTGGCCGCGGTCGCGCCGATGGCCACCCGGGGGCTGACCAAGCTGTCCGGGGCCCTCGTCGAGGCCGCCCCCGGCACCGAGCCGTCGGTGCTCCGGGCACTCGCCGCGTCGGCGCCAGAGGTCGCCGAGACCGCCGAGCTGCTGCGCCGTCCCGGCGCGGTCGTCCTCGTCGGGGAGCGGCTCGCCGCCGTCCCCGGCGGGCTCACCGCGGCCGCCGCCCTGGCCGACGCCACCGGCGCCGCCCTGGCCTGGGTGCCGCGCCGGGCCGGGGAGCGCGGCGCACTGGAGGCCGGCGCCCTGCCGACGCTGCTGCCGGGGGGGCGGCCGGTCGCCGACCCCGAGGCTCGCGTCGACACCGCCGCCGCCTGGGGCACGCCCGTCTCGCTGCCGGACGCCCCCGGCCGGGACACCACCGCCATGCTCGCCGCCGCGGCGTCCGGTGAGCTCGGCGCGCTCGTCGTCGGCGGCGTCGACCCGGTCGACCTGCCCGACCCCGAGCTGGCCCTCACCGCCCTGGGCCGGGTGCCGTTCCTCGTCAGCCTCGAGGTCCGGCTGTCCGCGGTGACCGACCGGGCCGACGTCGTCCTGCCGGTCGCCCCGGTCGCCGAGAAGTCCGGCACCTTCCTCAGCTGGGAGGGCCGCTGGCGGATGTTCGAGCGCACCCTGCAGTCCCGCGCGCTGCCGGACCTGCGGGTGCTCGACGAGCTGGCCGCCGCCATGGGTGTCGACCTCGGCACGCCCACCGTCGAGGCCGTCCGTGGCGAGCTCGCCGAGCTCGGCGCCTGGGAGGGCGGCCGCCTCGCCGCCGCCCCCGCCGAGCCCGTCCGCCCGCCCGAACCGGCCCCGGGAGAGGCCGTGCTGGCCACCTGGCACCTGCTGCTGGACGCCGGACGCCTCCAGGACGGCGAGCCGTTCCTGGCCGGCACCGCCCAGCGGGCCCACGCCCGGCTGTCCGCGGCCACCGCGGCGGAGGCCGGTGTGGACGACGGCGGCCTGGTCGAGGTCGCCACCGACGCCGGCGCCGTCCGCCTGCCGGTGGTCGTCACGGCGATGCCCGACCGGGTCGTCTGGCTGCCGACCAACTCACCAGGCAGCTCCGTGCACGCGACGCTGCGTGCGGGCGCCGGGTCCGTCGTGCGCGTCGCGGCCGTCCCGGCCGACGCCGTCGAGGAGGTGCAGGCGTGAACCTGCTGGCGTCCACCGCGGTCCCGTCCGCGGACTTCAGCAACGACAACGGGTGGGTCATCTTCGGGAAGATCCTCTTCGTCTTCGTCTTCCTCGTCGTCAACGTCGTCATCGTGATCTGGGCCGAGCGCCGGATCATCGGGCGGATGCAGCTGCGGCTCGGGCCGAACCGGACCGGCCCCTTCGGCATCCTGCAGAGCATCGCGGACGGCGCGAAGCTCATGTTCAAGGAGGACTTCGCTCCTCGCGGCGCGGACCGCTGGGTGTACCTGCTCGCACCGGCGCTGTCGGCGACCCCCGCGTTCCTCGCGTTCGCCGTCATCCCGCTCGGGCCCGAGGTGCGGATCCCGTTCACCGACATCGTCACCCCGCTCCAGCTCACCGACCTGCCGGTCGCAGTGCTCTACGTCCTGGCCATCGGGTCGATCGGCGTGTACGGGCTGGTGCTGGCCGGCTGGTCCTCCGGGTCCACCTACCCGCTGCTCGGTGGGGTCCGGTCCACCGCCCAGGTGATCAGCTACGAGCTGGCGATGGGCCTGTCCCTGGTCAGCGTCTTCATCGTCGCCGGGTCCATGTCGACGTCCCAGATCGTCGCCTCCCAGGCCAACCTGTGGTGGGCGGTCACCCTGCTGCCGGCGTTCGTGATCTACGTCGTGTCGATGGTCGGGGAGACCAACCGGCTGCCGTTCGACCTGCCCGAGGCCGAGGGTGAGCTCGTCGGCGGCTTCCACACCGAGTACGCCGGGATGAAGTTCGCGATGTTCTTCCTCGCCGAGTACATCAACATGTTCACCGTCTCGGCGCTGGCGACGACCCTCTTCCTCGGCGGCTGGCAGGCCCCGTGGCCGCTCGGCGGCCCGATCTGGCCGGGTGCCAACGAGGGCTGGTGGCCGCTGCTGTGGTTCACGGCCAAGCTGTGGCTGTTCATCTTCTTCTTCATCTGGCTGCGCGGCTCCCTGCCCCGGATGCGCTACGACCAGTTCATGAAGCTCGGGTGGAAGGTGCTCATCCCCTCGGCGCTGGCCTGGGTCGTCGCCGTCGCCGTGCTCCAGGGCGTGCGCCAGTTCACCGACGTCAGCCTCAGCACCGTCCTGTGGGTCATCGTCGGCGTCGCCGCCGTGTTCGTCGCCGCGAGCTTCCTGTGGCCCAGCCCGCAGGAGGAGGACGCCGGCCCGCCGCAGGGCGAGTTCGACCCGTTCGCCGGCGGCCACCCGGTGCCCCCGCTGCCGGGCCAGCAGCTCCCCGCCTCACCACGGCGGATGCGCCAGACCGCCGTCGTCGGCTCCACCACCACGTCGGACACCCCGACCCCGTCCGAGGAGGACACCCGTGGCTGAGTCCAAGGACCTGCGCCGTCGCGAGGACGACGACGACCGCCAGGGCGGCTTTCTCTCCGAGCTGCTCGCCCCGGTCGCCGGCTTCGGCGTCAGCCTCGGCAACATGTTCCGGAAGGTCGAGACCCAGCAGTACCCGGAGGAGAAGGTCCCGACCCAGCCGAGGTTCCACGGTCGCCACCAGCTCAACCGGCACCCCGACGGGCTGGAGAAGTGCATCGGCTGCGAGCTGTGCGCCTGGGCCTGCCCGGCCGACGCCATCTACGTCGAGGGCGCCGACAACACCGAGGAGGCCCGGTTCTCACCGGGTGAGCGGTACGGCCGCGTGTACCAGATCAACTACCTGCGCTGCATCTTCTGCGGTCTGTGCATCGAGGCCTGCCCCACCCGTGCGCTGACCATGACGAACGAGTACGAGCTGGCCGGCCCCAGCCGGGTCGGCCTCATCTACGAGAAGCAGGACCTGCTCGCCCCGATGCAGCCGGGGATGCTCGCGCCGCCGCACCCGATGGTCCCGGGCACCGACGAGCAGAGCTACTACCGCGGTGAGGTCACCGGCGCGGTACCGGAGCAGGAGCAGTGGGTCCGCCAGCGGTCGGCCGCTGCGGCCGCGCACGGCGAGGAGGCCCGATGAGTCCCGCCAGCCTGCTCACCGCGCCGGCGCTCGCCCAGGTGCCGCTCGACCCGGCGACCCAGGCGCACCTCGGCACCGGGGAGACGGTGCTGTTCTGGGTGCTCGCGCCGCTCATGGTGATCGCCGCCCTGGGGCTGCTCTTCGCCAAGAAGGCCGTGCACGCCGCGCTCATGCTCGTGTTCGTGATGATCTCCCTGGCGGTGCTGTACGCGGCGCAGGAGGCGCCGTTCCTCTTCGTCACCCAGATCATCGTCTACACCGGCGCGGTGATGATCCTCTTCCTCTTCGTGCTCATGCTCGTCGGGGTCGACTCCTCGGACTCGCTCGTCGAGACCATCCGAGGGCACCGGGTGCCGTCCTTCCTGGCCGGTATCGGGCTCGCGGTCGTGCTCGTCGCCGGAGTCACCGGCAGCGGGCTGCTCGGCACCGAGGTGCGTGATGCGCCGCTGCCGGTCGGCCTCGCCGAGGCCAACGCCGACGGCAACCCGGTCGGCATCGCCCGGCTGGTGTTCTCCGACTTCGTCATCGCCTTCGAGCTGACCGGTGCGCTGCTCGTCACCGCCGCGCTGGGCGCCGTCCTGCTCACCCACCGGCCGCGGCTCACCCCGCGGGTGACCCAGCGCGAGCTCGCGGCGCGCCGGGTCCGTGAGGGCACCCAGGTCACGCCGCTGCCCGCCCCAGGTGTGTTCGCCCGGCACAACGGGGTGGACATCCCGGCGCTGCTGCCCGACGGCACCCCCAGCGAGCTGTCGGTCTCCCGGGTGCTGCGGGCCCGCGGCCAGACGACGTCGCCGCTGCGGTTCCGGGACGACGTCCGGGTCATCGAGGCGGAGATCGGGCCGGACCACCGCCGCGGCGTCACCGGCTCGCAGTTCCCGACCGACGAGGCCGGCGACGCCAGCACGGAGGTGTCCGACGCCGACCAGGAGCCCGGGACGCCGCAGGGGCGGCAGGACGGAGCGGACCGATGACCATCACCAGCTACATCGCGCTGTCCGCGCTGCTGTTCGCCATCGGCGCGACGACCGTGCTGGTGCGCCGCAACGCGATCGTCGTGTTCATGGGCGTCGAGCTCATGCTCAACGCCACCAACCTCGCGTTCGTCACCTTCGCCCGGATGACCGGCGACCTGTCCGGCCAGGTCATCGCCTTCTTCGTCATGGTGGTGGCCGCCGCCGAGGTGGTCGTCGGGCTGGCCATCATCGTCACGATCTTCCGGACCCGCCGGTCGGCGTCCGTCGACGACGCCAACCTGCTGAAGTACTAGAGACGGACCGAGGAGCGAAAGCCTGTGATCACCGCCTCTGCTGCCGCGGCCGACGTGCTGCCGGCGACCGGCCTGCAGTCCGCCGCGTGGCTGCTCGTCGCGCTGCCGCTGCTCGGTGCCGCCGTGCTCCTGCTCGGTGGTCGTCGCACCGACCGGTGGGGCCACTGGTTCGCCGTCGCGCTGAGCTGGGCCTCCTTCGCCGTCGGGGCGGCCGTGTTCGTCGCCATGCTCGGCTCGCCGGCGCAGGAGCGGGCCCGTTCGGTCCACCTGTTCGAGTGGGTGCCGGCCGGGGCGTTCACCCTGGACGCCGGGCTGCTCGTCGACCAGCTGTCGATGACCTTCGTCCTGCTCGTCACCTTCGTCGGCTCCCTCATCCACGTGTACTCGGTCGCGTACATGGAGCACGACCCCGACCGGCGCCGGTTCTTCGCCTACCTCAACTTCTTCGTCGCGGCGATGCTGCTGCTCGTGCTGGCCGACAGCTACCTGCTGCTGTTCGTCGGCTGGGAGGGCGTGGGGCTCGCGTCCTACCTGCTCATCGGGTTCTGGAACCACAACCCGGCGTACGCGGCGGCCGCCAAGAAGGCGTTCCTCGTCAACCGGGTCGGCGACTTCGGCATGCTCATCGCGATCTTCGCGATGTTCGCCGCGTTCGGCGCGGTCGACTTCGGCACGGTCCTCGGTGGCGCCGGTCAGGCCTCCGAGGGGCTGCTCACCCTCATCGGCCTCATGCTGCTGCTCGC
This DNA window, taken from Kineosporiaceae bacterium SCSIO 59966, encodes the following:
- the nuoF gene encoding NADH-quinone oxidoreductase subunit NuoF, with product MATQLTPVLSRTWDVERSWTLETYERHDGYSALRTALTRSPEDLVQLVKDSGLRGRGGAGFPTGMKWGFLPKPDGGPRYLVVNADESEPGTCKDVPLMMASPHLLIEGAIITSYAIGCHHAFIYLRGEVVHVYRRLMHAVEEAYAKGYLGRNVLGSGFDLDITVHAGAGAYICGEETALLDSLEGRRGQPRLKPPFPAVAGLYARPTVVNNVESVASVPSIVAHGADWFSSMGTEKSTGFGLFSLSGHVTHPGQYEAPLGVTLRELLDMAGGVREGHRLKFWTPGGSSTPIFTEEHLDVPLDFEGVAGAGSMLGTRALQIFDETTCVVRAVLRWTEFYAHESCGKCTPCREGTFWMKQVLRRLEAGQGTEQDLDNLLDQCDNILGRAFCALGDGATSPVTSSIQHFREEYLRHLPGPGNPHGGCPFDPVAATVFAGADA
- a CDS encoding NADH-quinone oxidoreductase subunit G, whose product is MTSTTGTPRTDQPVETVSAVIDGMEVSAPKGTLIIRAAETLGVAIPRFCDHPLLDPVAACRQCLVEVATPGPDGSLRPMPKPQPSCAIELTEGMVVKTQVTSPVADKAQQGQLEFLLINHPLDCPVCDKGGECPLQNQAMSNGRPETRFVDVKRTFPKPIRISSQVLLDRERCVLCQRCTRFAKEIAGDPFIELQERGAQQQIGTFSPAVLGIHVPDESVLDQAGEPFASYFSGNTIQICPVGALTSAAYRFRARPFDLVSSPSVCEHCASGCALRVDHRRGTVLRRLAGEDPAVNEEWNCDKGRFAFTWQTAADRVTTPMVRDADTGQLVPASWSEALDVAARGLTAARDAAADAAGQPAGVGVLVGGRATVEDAYAYAKFARLALGTNDVDFRARPHSAEEADVLAARVAGAGMPVTYADLERAPAVLLVAFEPEEESPIVFLRLRKAVRKHGLQVAAVAPMATRGLTKLSGALVEAAPGTEPSVLRALAASAPEVAETAELLRRPGAVVLVGERLAAVPGGLTAAAALADATGAALAWVPRRAGERGALEAGALPTLLPGGRPVADPEARVDTAAAWGTPVSLPDAPGRDTTAMLAAAASGELGALVVGGVDPVDLPDPELALTALGRVPFLVSLEVRLSAVTDRADVVLPVAPVAEKSGTFLSWEGRWRMFERTLQSRALPDLRVLDELAAAMGVDLGTPTVEAVRGELAELGAWEGGRLAAAPAEPVRPPEPAPGEAVLATWHLLLDAGRLQDGEPFLAGTAQRAHARLSAATAAEAGVDDGGLVEVATDAGAVRLPVVVTAMPDRVVWLPTNSPGSSVHATLRAGAGSVVRVAAVPADAVEEVQA
- the nuoH gene encoding NADH-quinone oxidoreductase subunit NuoH, which gives rise to MNLLASTAVPSADFSNDNGWVIFGKILFVFVFLVVNVVIVIWAERRIIGRMQLRLGPNRTGPFGILQSIADGAKLMFKEDFAPRGADRWVYLLAPALSATPAFLAFAVIPLGPEVRIPFTDIVTPLQLTDLPVAVLYVLAIGSIGVYGLVLAGWSSGSTYPLLGGVRSTAQVISYELAMGLSLVSVFIVAGSMSTSQIVASQANLWWAVTLLPAFVIYVVSMVGETNRLPFDLPEAEGELVGGFHTEYAGMKFAMFFLAEYINMFTVSALATTLFLGGWQAPWPLGGPIWPGANEGWWPLLWFTAKLWLFIFFFIWLRGSLPRMRYDQFMKLGWKVLIPSALAWVVAVAVLQGVRQFTDVSLSTVLWVIVGVAAVFVAASFLWPSPQEEDAGPPQGEFDPFAGGHPVPPLPGQQLPASPRRMRQTAVVGSTTTSDTPTPSEEDTRG
- the nuoI gene encoding NADH-quinone oxidoreductase subunit NuoI — its product is MAESKDLRRREDDDDRQGGFLSELLAPVAGFGVSLGNMFRKVETQQYPEEKVPTQPRFHGRHQLNRHPDGLEKCIGCELCAWACPADAIYVEGADNTEEARFSPGERYGRVYQINYLRCIFCGLCIEACPTRALTMTNEYELAGPSRVGLIYEKQDLLAPMQPGMLAPPHPMVPGTDEQSYYRGEVTGAVPEQEQWVRQRSAAAAAHGEEAR
- a CDS encoding NADH-quinone oxidoreductase subunit J, which produces MSPASLLTAPALAQVPLDPATQAHLGTGETVLFWVLAPLMVIAALGLLFAKKAVHAALMLVFVMISLAVLYAAQEAPFLFVTQIIVYTGAVMILFLFVLMLVGVDSSDSLVETIRGHRVPSFLAGIGLAVVLVAGVTGSGLLGTEVRDAPLPVGLAEANADGNPVGIARLVFSDFVIAFELTGALLVTAALGAVLLTHRPRLTPRVTQRELAARRVREGTQVTPLPAPGVFARHNGVDIPALLPDGTPSELSVSRVLRARGQTTSPLRFRDDVRVIEAEIGPDHRRGVTGSQFPTDEAGDASTEVSDADQEPGTPQGRQDGADR
- the nuoK gene encoding NADH-quinone oxidoreductase subunit NuoK, which encodes MTITSYIALSALLFAIGATTVLVRRNAIVVFMGVELMLNATNLAFVTFARMTGDLSGQVIAFFVMVVAAAEVVVGLAIIVTIFRTRRSASVDDANLLKY